One Thermoanaerobacter pseudethanolicus ATCC 33223 DNA window includes the following coding sequences:
- a CDS encoding sugar ABC transporter permease, which produces MGNKKKKNTFLDFIRKMIIYILLITLSFIVIIPIIWIIGSSLNPGDTLFSSTLIPKNPSLVHYKTLLTNSDFPLWYKNTLKIATANMIVSVFLSTSTAYVFSRYRFMGRKSMLMTILVLQMFPSFLAMTAIYVLLLQLGLLDTHLGLILVYATGQIPYNTWVAKGYFDGIPRSMDEAAKIDGASNFTIFYKIILPLAKPIITFIALTNFTGPWMDFVLPKLILRSADKKTLAMGLYDMAVHQHNTKFTLFAAGAVLVAIPITLLFVYLQKHIVEGLTKGAVKI; this is translated from the coding sequence ATGGGAAACAAAAAGAAAAAAAATACTTTCTTAGATTTTATACGCAAAATGATTATTTATATACTTCTTATAACTCTTTCTTTTATTGTAATAATTCCTATAATTTGGATAATTGGTTCTTCTCTTAACCCAGGAGATACTTTGTTTAGTTCTACATTAATTCCTAAAAATCCTAGCTTAGTTCATTATAAGACTTTACTTACTAATTCTGATTTTCCTTTATGGTATAAGAATACACTTAAAATTGCAACAGCTAATATGATTGTGTCGGTATTTTTATCTACAAGCACTGCCTATGTTTTTTCTCGATATCGATTTATGGGTAGGAAGTCCATGCTAATGACAATATTGGTACTTCAAATGTTTCCAAGCTTTTTAGCTATGACTGCTATTTATGTATTATTACTACAACTAGGGTTACTGGATACTCATCTTGGATTAATTCTTGTTTATGCTACTGGCCAAATACCTTATAATACCTGGGTGGCAAAAGGGTATTTTGACGGGATTCCCCGCAGTATGGACGAAGCCGCAAAAATTGACGGAGCATCCAACTTTACAATATTTTATAAAATTATTTTACCCCTAGCAAAACCCATTATTACCTTCATAGCTTTAACCAACTTTACTGGACCATGGATGGATTTTGTGCTACCGAAATTAATTCTTCGCAGTGCTGACAAAAAAACCCTGGCAATGGGATTATATGACATGGCCGTCCACCAACACAATACAAAATTTACTCTTTTTGCAGCCGGAGCCGTATTGGTAGCTATTCCTATTACTTTGTTGTTTGTCTACCTCCAGAAACATATTGTGGAGGGACTAACAAAGGGAGCAGTAAAAATCTAA
- a CDS encoding alpha-amylase family glycosyl hydrolase gives MAALIKKKRLSVLVAVIILLAFSFNLQPVTVEATSTGGLGPVTPKDTIYQIITDRFYDGDPSNNIPPGFDPTLFDGTGSDLKLYQGGDWKGIIEKIPYLKEMGITAVWISAPYANRDTVIEDYHPDGSVDRWTSFHGYHARNYFATNKHFGEMQDFIALRDALHSNGIKLVIDFVSNHSSRWQNPTLNYQPEDGRLYEPDKDENGNYVFDSNGNPVDYNGDGIVENLLADPHNDIHGFFHGLGDRGDDNTRFGYRHKDLGSLADYSQENSVVVEYLEKAAIFWKSKGIDGIRHDATLHMNPAFVQGFKDAIDSAPGGPITHFGEFFIGRPDPKYEEYRTFPDRTGVNNLDFEYYRAATNTFGYFSETMKDFGEMMIKTSNDYIYENQAVTFIDNHDVTRFRYIQPNDKPYHAALAVLMTSRGTPNIYYGTEQYLYPADASDIAGRMFMQTSTSFDQTTTAYKLIRKLSDLRRSNEAVAYGTTEILYSTDDVLVFKRQFYDKQVIVAVNRQPDRSFAVPDLKTTLPVGTYQDVLEGLLYGKSMTVVEENGQHKIKGFTLSGGEVNVWAYNPSLGTEIPRIGNVISTMGRPGNLVYIYGTGLGGNVTVKFDTTPAQVVSNSDEMITAVVPNTPGIKSITVIKGNYTSNSFRYHVLSGDLVQVIVKVNASTEWGQNIHIVGNLPELGGWDPAMSTEAMMCPNYPEWFLPVSVPMGTTFEFKFIKKDSNGNVIWESGENRIFTSPNTSTGTVDTPVYNWRY, from the coding sequence GTGGCTGCTTTAATTAAGAAAAAAAGATTAAGTGTTTTAGTGGCTGTGATAATACTGCTGGCTTTCTCTTTCAATCTTCAGCCGGTTACTGTCGAAGCCACGAGTACTGGAGGATTAGGTCCTGTAACGCCAAAGGATACCATTTATCAAATTATTACAGATCGGTTTTATGATGGTGATCCATCAAACAATATTCCTCCAGGTTTCGATCCTACACTTTTTGACGGAACAGGAAGTGACTTGAAGCTGTATCAGGGAGGCGATTGGAAGGGAATTATTGAGAAAATTCCTTATTTAAAGGAAATGGGCATTACAGCAGTTTGGATTTCTGCTCCTTATGCCAATCGTGATACGGTGATTGAAGATTATCATCCGGACGGCAGCGTCGACAGGTGGACCAGTTTTCACGGATATCATGCTAGAAACTATTTTGCTACTAATAAACATTTCGGAGAAATGCAGGATTTTATTGCACTGCGAGATGCTCTCCACAGTAACGGAATAAAACTGGTTATTGACTTTGTATCCAATCATAGTAGTAGGTGGCAAAATCCTACATTAAACTATCAGCCGGAAGATGGAAGATTGTACGAACCTGACAAAGATGAAAATGGAAACTACGTATTTGACAGCAATGGGAATCCGGTGGATTATAACGGAGACGGAATAGTTGAAAATCTATTGGCTGATCCTCACAATGATATTCATGGTTTTTTCCACGGGTTAGGGGATCGAGGAGATGATAATACCAGATTTGGGTATCGCCATAAGGATTTGGGTTCGCTGGCGGATTATTCCCAGGAGAATTCCGTGGTGGTGGAATATCTAGAAAAAGCTGCAATATTCTGGAAATCAAAAGGTATAGATGGTATACGTCATGACGCAACTCTTCATATGAATCCAGCTTTTGTTCAAGGGTTTAAAGATGCGATTGATTCTGCACCAGGGGGGCCTATTACTCATTTTGGAGAATTTTTTATCGGACGTCCAGATCCTAAATATGAAGAATATCGTACCTTCCCTGATCGAACTGGGGTTAATAATTTAGATTTTGAATACTATCGTGCAGCGACCAATACTTTTGGTTATTTTTCTGAAACCATGAAAGACTTTGGTGAAATGATGATAAAAACCAGTAACGATTATATTTATGAAAATCAAGCGGTTACCTTTATCGATAATCATGATGTAACCCGGTTTAGGTATATACAGCCAAATGACAAACCTTATCATGCAGCGTTGGCAGTCTTGATGACATCCCGTGGGACACCTAATATATACTATGGTACCGAACAGTACTTATATCCTGCAGATGCCAGTGATATTGCCGGAAGAATGTTCATGCAGACATCAACTTCCTTTGATCAAACCACAACAGCTTATAAGCTGATTCGCAAACTTTCCGATTTGAGAAGAAGCAATGAAGCTGTTGCCTACGGTACGACAGAAATACTTTACAGTACAGATGATGTATTAGTCTTCAAACGGCAATTTTATGACAAGCAAGTAATTGTTGCCGTAAATCGACAACCCGATAGAAGTTTTGCTGTACCGGATTTAAAAACTACACTGCCTGTAGGAACCTATCAGGACGTACTAGAGGGATTACTATACGGAAAATCCATGACGGTGGTGGAGGAAAATGGTCAGCATAAGATTAAAGGCTTTACCCTATCGGGAGGAGAAGTAAACGTTTGGGCCTATAATCCTTCACTGGGGACAGAAATTCCAAGGATAGGCAATGTCATTTCTACAATGGGTCGTCCAGGTAATCTAGTTTATATTTATGGTACTGGTCTTGGAGGAAATGTAACGGTTAAATTTGATACAACACCGGCTCAAGTGGTGTCCAACAGTGATGAAATGATTACTGCCGTTGTTCCCAATACGCCGGGGATTAAGAGCATTACAGTAATAAAGGGAAACTATACCAGTAATTCTTTCCGCTATCATGTGTTATCTGGTGATCTGGTTCAGGTAATAGTTAAAGTAAATGCATCAACGGAATGGGGACAAAATATTCATATTGTTGGGAACTTGCCAGAACTAGGAGGCTGGGATCCTGCCATGTCGACAGAAGCAATGATGTGTCCCAATTATCCTGAATGGTTCCTGCCAGTAAGTGTTCCAATGGGAACAACCTTTGAGTTTAAGTTTATTAAAAAAGACAGTAATGGAAATGTTATATGGGAAAGTGGTGAAAATCGTATCTTTACTTCTCCCAATACGTCTACTGGAACCGTTGATACACCGGTATACAATTGGAGGTATTGA
- a CDS encoding acyl-CoA dehydratase activase-related protein, whose product MSKTVGIPKGLLYYDFYPMWKTFFEGVGSKVVVSQDTNKKILDEGVKNCVEDACLPVKTYVGHVINLKEKNVDYIFIPRVVSVERKKYLCSKFLGLPDFIKSLIGDLPPIIDIEINYYKNNDKFTQNEFIKIGRMFGKTKDQSLKAYFKATHQQKKFESLLKEGLTNLEALKVWEGKNLVKEESNYDLKIAVIAHPYDIMDEYISMGIIEKLKNMGAQVYTMEMLERDLILEGVSMLSKEMFWNYERDILGAGLYFLKQKNVDGVIMVSAFGCGPNSMTEELLERIYKREKEVPFMLITIDEHSGEAGIMTRLEAFTDLLRFNKKAVMV is encoded by the coding sequence ATGAGTAAGACTGTAGGAATACCCAAAGGACTTTTATATTACGATTTTTATCCAATGTGGAAGACTTTTTTTGAAGGTGTGGGATCAAAAGTAGTGGTTTCTCAGGATACAAATAAAAAAATTCTTGATGAAGGAGTAAAAAACTGTGTTGAAGATGCTTGTCTTCCTGTAAAAACTTATGTAGGACATGTGATAAATTTAAAAGAAAAAAACGTTGATTATATATTTATTCCGAGGGTTGTAAGTGTAGAAAGAAAAAAATACCTTTGTTCAAAGTTTTTGGGACTGCCAGATTTTATAAAAAGCTTAATTGGTGATTTACCACCTATTATAGATATTGAGATTAATTATTATAAAAATAATGATAAATTTACTCAAAATGAATTTATAAAAATTGGCAGGATGTTTGGGAAGACTAAAGACCAATCTTTAAAAGCCTATTTTAAGGCTACCCACCAACAAAAAAAGTTCGAGAGTTTGTTGAAAGAAGGTCTTACCAATTTAGAAGCTTTAAAAGTTTGGGAAGGAAAGAATTTGGTAAAAGAAGAAAGTAATTATGACCTTAAAATAGCCGTCATTGCTCATCCTTATGATATTATGGATGAATACATAAGTATGGGGATTATTGAAAAGTTAAAAAACATGGGAGCGCAAGTTTATACCATGGAAATGTTAGAGAGAGATTTAATATTAGAAGGAGTGTCAATGCTTTCAAAAGAAATGTTTTGGAACTATGAAAGAGATATTTTGGGAGCGGGATTGTATTTTTTAAAACAAAAGAATGTAGATGGGGTAATTATGGTTTCTGCTTTTGGTTGTGGACCTAATTCTATGACAGAGGAATTGTTGGAGAGGATTTATAAAAGAGAGAAGGAGGTACCTTTTATGTTGATTACAATTGATGAACATTCGGGGGAAGCTGGCATTATGACGAGGTTGGAGGCTTTTACAGACCTTTTAAGATTTAATAAAAAGGCGGTGATGGTATGA
- a CDS encoding 2-hydroxyacyl-CoA dehydratase, producing the protein MKITYPHMGSLNMILKTMFEGIGVEVIDPPPSTNKTLTLGVRNSHEFACLPFKINVGNFIEALDKGADTIIMLGGIGPCRFGYYGQVQREILKDLGYDFKMIIVDPPHGRLIDFLKELASYFPNVDGKIALKSFVFAVKKMIAADKLEKFLLKYRAHEDNPGVTTKIYEEYMKKLEKAQNGKEVDKIVSEAMKKIKENANVRRKIQLKVALVGEIYMLLEPFTNMDISKSLNELGVEVTKTEYLSDYLINSAFKLPQRMEFKKNARGYLERDIGGHGLNTVANTVKYAKLNYDGVIHILPFTCTPEIVAQGIIAKISRDYNIPVMSLVYDENTGQAGYQTRLEAFVDLLYRKRMEVVC; encoded by the coding sequence ATGAAAATTACTTATCCTCACATGGGTTCTTTAAATATGATTTTAAAGACGATGTTTGAAGGAATTGGGGTAGAAGTGATAGACCCACCACCTTCTACTAATAAAACTTTGACCTTAGGAGTTAGAAATTCTCATGAATTTGCATGTTTACCCTTTAAAATCAATGTCGGAAATTTTATTGAGGCTCTTGATAAGGGAGCAGATACGATTATAATGTTAGGGGGAATTGGGCCCTGCAGATTTGGGTATTACGGTCAGGTGCAGAGAGAGATATTAAAAGATTTGGGCTATGACTTTAAAATGATAATTGTTGATCCACCCCATGGCAGGTTGATAGACTTTTTAAAAGAATTAGCTTCATATTTTCCTAATGTAGATGGAAAAATAGCTTTAAAATCTTTTGTATTTGCAGTGAAAAAAATGATAGCGGCTGATAAATTAGAAAAGTTTTTATTAAAATACAGAGCCCATGAAGATAACCCAGGTGTAACTACAAAAATATACGAAGAATATATGAAAAAGCTAGAAAAAGCTCAAAATGGTAAAGAAGTGGACAAAATAGTATCAGAGGCCATGAAAAAAATAAAGGAAAATGCAAATGTACGGAGGAAAATACAGCTTAAAGTAGCACTAGTGGGAGAAATTTATATGCTCCTAGAACCCTTTACTAATATGGATATCAGCAAATCTTTAAATGAATTGGGGGTAGAAGTTACAAAAACAGAATATCTTTCAGATTATTTAATTAACAGTGCTTTTAAATTGCCTCAAAGAATGGAGTTTAAGAAAAACGCAAGAGGATATTTAGAAAGAGATATAGGAGGACATGGGCTCAACACTGTTGCAAATACCGTAAAATATGCTAAACTAAATTATGATGGCGTGATTCACATACTTCCATTTACCTGCACCCCTGAAATAGTAGCTCAAGGAATAATTGCAAAAATTAGCCGAGATTACAATATTCCAGTGATGTCTTTAGTATATGATGAAAACACTGGACAAGCAGGTTACCAAACCCGTTTGGAAGCTTTTGTGGATCTTTTGTATAGAAAAAGGATGGAGGTAGTTTGCTGA
- a CDS encoding helix-turn-helix domain-containing protein: protein MKELGEFLKSERIKMGLTLEEIQEITKIRIRYLKAIEDGDFSVMPALVYAKGFVKSYAEALGLDGNELVKKYEYLFQEKEEEAIPNIETTSYKKERRDFSQFFLTLKKAVIVVLIIGIIGYGFYYFLIQVKKGLAPIPQQNQSEASTISEDKTNLPQESNVSQPIVKTSIEKVAETSKKIEYKVVPFGESYKVEISVPGEKCWFSVKVDGNVVYEGLMTKDMSKIFDVKDSITILMGYPPAVKITVDGEELPTVHTPSPVTINIHP, encoded by the coding sequence ATGAAGGAATTGGGAGAATTTTTAAAAAGTGAAAGAATTAAAATGGGATTGACTCTTGAAGAAATTCAAGAAATAACTAAAATACGGATACGCTATTTGAAAGCTATTGAAGATGGAGATTTTAGCGTAATGCCTGCACTTGTATATGCTAAGGGCTTTGTAAAAAGTTACGCTGAGGCCTTAGGGTTAGATGGCAATGAGTTGGTAAAAAAGTATGAGTATTTGTTTCAGGAGAAAGAGGAGGAAGCCATACCTAATATAGAGACCACATCTTACAAAAAAGAGAGAAGAGATTTTTCACAATTTTTTTTGACTTTAAAAAAAGCAGTAATTGTTGTTTTAATAATAGGTATTATAGGATACGGTTTTTACTATTTTCTAATTCAAGTTAAAAAAGGACTTGCACCAATTCCACAACAAAATCAAAGTGAAGCTTCAACAATTTCGGAAGACAAAACAAATCTTCCACAGGAAAGCAATGTTTCTCAACCTATAGTAAAGACGTCGATTGAAAAAGTAGCAGAGACTTCTAAAAAAATAGAATATAAAGTTGTTCCCTTTGGAGAAAGTTATAAAGTAGAAATAAGCGTACCTGGCGAAAAATGTTGGTTTAGTGTAAAAGTAGATGGAAATGTCGTTTATGAAGGCCTTATGACAAAGGATATGTCTAAAATTTTTGATGTAAAAGATAGTATTACTATATTGATGGGATATCCGCCAGCTGTTAAAATAACTGTAGACGGTGAGGAGCTACCAACAGTACATACACCATCACCGGTTACTATAAATATTCATCCATAG
- a CDS encoding glycoside hydrolase family 13 protein, translating into MIKEAIFHKSDVPYAYPLNENQLKIVLRTAVFDVDRVYVLYKDRYDWLGKFKIKPMVLTHTNELFDYYETTLELNKKFVYFFYLVSDGGEKLYYTEAGFYKKRPENHFWGFFHYPYIGEKDVFFAPEWTSDCMVYQIFPERFNNGDKSNDPENVKPWGEKPTADSFFGGDLQGIIDKIDYLKDLGINAIYLTPIFLSHSTHKYDTTDYYTIDPHFGDTQKARELVQKCHDNGIKVIFDAVFNHCGYDFFAFQDVIKNGKKSKYWDWFNIYEWPIKTHPKPSYEAFADTVWRMPKLMTKNPEVQKYLLEVAEYWIKEVDIDGWRLDVANEIDHHFWRKFREVVKAAKPEAIIVGEVWHDASPWLRGDQFDSVMNYPFRNAVVDFFAKRKISASRFNTMITEQLMRHMDSVNRVMFNLIGSHDTERFLTLANGMVARMKLALVFQFTFVGIPYIYYGDEVGMVGDYDPDCRRCMIWEEEKQNKSIFNFYKKLISIRRENEELKYGSFCTLYAIGRVFAFKREYKGKSIIVVLNNSSKQEVIFLNEVEGKEDILKMKELKRSGNLLYLQPNSAYILK; encoded by the coding sequence ATGATAAAAGAAGCTATATTCCATAAAAGCGATGTGCCTTACGCATATCCACTGAATGAAAATCAATTAAAGATAGTACTAAGGACTGCTGTATTTGATGTAGATAGGGTGTATGTTTTATACAAAGACAGATACGATTGGCTGGGAAAATTCAAAATAAAACCAATGGTATTAACTCATACCAACGAGTTATTTGATTATTATGAGACTACTTTAGAGCTTAATAAAAAATTTGTGTATTTTTTCTATTTGGTATCTGATGGGGGCGAGAAGTTATATTATACAGAAGCAGGATTTTACAAAAAAAGGCCAGAAAATCATTTTTGGGGATTTTTCCATTACCCGTATATAGGAGAAAAGGATGTCTTTTTTGCTCCAGAGTGGACAAGCGATTGCATGGTGTATCAGATATTTCCTGAAAGGTTTAATAACGGTGATAAATCAAATGACCCTGAAAATGTAAAGCCCTGGGGTGAAAAACCTACTGCAGATTCTTTCTTTGGAGGAGATTTGCAAGGAATAATAGATAAAATAGATTATTTAAAGGATTTGGGTATAAATGCCATTTATTTAACCCCCATATTTTTATCGCATTCCACCCACAAATATGATACTACTGATTATTATACAATTGACCCCCACTTTGGTGATACGCAAAAAGCGAGAGAACTTGTGCAAAAATGTCATGACAATGGCATAAAAGTTATATTTGATGCCGTTTTTAATCACTGCGGATATGACTTTTTTGCATTTCAGGATGTTATTAAAAATGGTAAAAAATCAAAATACTGGGATTGGTTTAATATATACGAATGGCCAATTAAAACTCATCCAAAACCTTCCTATGAAGCTTTTGCAGATACTGTATGGAGAATGCCAAAACTTATGACAAAAAATCCAGAAGTACAGAAGTATTTATTGGAAGTAGCGGAATATTGGATTAAAGAAGTGGACATAGACGGCTGGAGGCTGGATGTTGCTAATGAGATAGACCACCATTTTTGGAGAAAGTTTAGAGAAGTTGTAAAGGCAGCTAAACCGGAGGCCATAATTGTAGGAGAGGTTTGGCATGATGCTTCTCCTTGGCTTAGAGGGGATCAGTTTGACAGTGTAATGAACTATCCTTTTAGAAATGCGGTTGTGGACTTTTTTGCAAAAAGGAAAATAAGTGCTTCTCGCTTTAATACAATGATTACAGAGCAACTTATGAGGCATATGGATAGTGTAAATAGGGTTATGTTTAATTTAATAGGAAGTCATGATACTGAGAGGTTTTTGACTTTAGCTAATGGCATGGTTGCGAGAATGAAGTTAGCATTAGTGTTTCAATTTACCTTTGTTGGAATCCCATATATTTACTATGGGGACGAGGTAGGAATGGTGGGAGATTATGACCCTGATTGCAGAAGATGCATGATATGGGAGGAGGAAAAGCAAAATAAAAGTATTTTTAATTTCTATAAAAAGTTGATTTCTATAAGGAGAGAAAATGAGGAGCTCAAATACGGAAGTTTCTGTACTTTATATGCTATAGGAAGAGTGTTTGCTTTTAAGAGGGAATACAAAGGTAAATCAATAATTGTTGTACTAAATAACAGTAGCAAGCAGGAAGTGATATTTTTGAATGAAGTAGAAGGAAAAGAAGATATTTTAAAGATGAAGGAATTAAAAAGAAGTGGAAATCTCCTTTACTTGCAACCTAACTCTGCCTATATTTTAAAGTAA
- the whiA gene encoding DNA-binding protein WhiA encodes MSFSSDTKDELARIYPEEEESKIAELAALIRTIGSISMYGNGKISLTFTTENASVARLVFKLIKDLFGIIPETMVRRGRYLKKTLSYLIFVPDTKIAEEILGKVKILNYEKGHIKLNYGIDQKIVKNSKAKKAYLRGAFLGGGSISDPEKAYHMEFITHNLEHGKDLSKLINSFDLNSKVIARKNNYVVYLKEGEQIVDVLNIMGAHSALLNLENIRVYKEMRNNVNRIVNCETANLTKTINASLRQIESINYIKETVGLDYLPPNLKEVAELRINYPDLSLKELGQMLVPPVGKSGVNHRLRKIEEISKKLKERRVQ; translated from the coding sequence ATGTCATTTTCTTCAGATACAAAAGACGAATTGGCAAGGATTTATCCTGAAGAGGAAGAAAGTAAAATAGCAGAGTTAGCTGCTTTGATTAGGACGATAGGCAGCATTTCAATGTATGGCAATGGAAAAATTTCTTTGACCTTTACTACAGAAAATGCTTCTGTGGCGAGATTAGTTTTTAAGTTAATAAAAGATTTATTTGGAATAATTCCTGAGACAATGGTAAGAAGAGGTAGATATCTAAAAAAAACCTTAAGCTACCTTATCTTTGTACCTGATACAAAAATTGCAGAAGAAATTTTAGGTAAAGTTAAGATATTGAATTATGAGAAAGGTCATATAAAATTAAATTATGGGATAGACCAAAAGATTGTAAAAAACAGTAAAGCAAAAAAAGCTTATTTAAGAGGAGCTTTTTTAGGGGGTGGTTCAATAAGCGATCCTGAAAAAGCTTATCATATGGAGTTTATTACTCATAATTTAGAACACGGGAAAGATTTAAGTAAATTGATAAATTCTTTTGACTTAAATTCAAAGGTTATTGCAAGAAAAAATAATTATGTAGTATACTTAAAAGAAGGAGAGCAAATTGTTGATGTTTTAAATATAATGGGGGCCCACAGTGCTCTTTTGAACTTGGAAAATATACGAGTATACAAAGAAATGAGAAACAATGTAAATAGAATTGTAAATTGTGAAACTGCAAATTTGACAAAAACTATTAATGCATCTTTAAGGCAAATAGAGAGTATAAATTACATTAAAGAGACAGTAGGACTTGATTATTTGCCGCCTAATTTGAAAGAGGTGGCGGAACTCAGGATTAATTATCCTGATCTGAGCTTAAAAGAATTAGGACAAATGCTAGTTCCTCCTGTCGGTAAGTCAGGAGTGAATCATAGACTTAGGAAAATTGAAGAAATTTCAAAGAAATTGAAAGAGAGGAGAGTTCAATAA
- a CDS encoding HPr family phosphocarrier protein, translating into MKEVTIEIKNKTGLHARPAALFVQTASKFSSQIWVEKDNKKVNAKSIMGIMSLGVSQGNVVKLSAEGDDEEAAIKALVDLIESKFGEE; encoded by the coding sequence ATGAAAGAAGTTACGATTGAAATTAAAAATAAGACGGGGCTTCATGCAAGACCTGCAGCATTATTTGTACAAACTGCTAGCAAATTTTCCTCACAAATATGGGTAGAGAAGGATAACAAAAAAGTAAATGCCAAAAGTATAATGGGAATTATGTCTCTTGGAGTTTCACAAGGCAATGTTGTCAAATTGAGTGCCGAAGGAGACGACGAAGAGGCTGCTATAAAAGCATTGGTCGACCTTATTGAATCAAAATTCGGTGAGGAGTAA
- a CDS encoding DRTGG domain-containing protein: protein MKKNEIVLEYIKNLPEGTKISVRGLAQALHISEGTAYKAIKDAENLMLVTTIPRVGTIRRKQKDPFFDRLTYEVITDVVEGTVLGGHGGMGMELHKFLIGAMTIDEMVKYITPGDLVILGNREDAQEAALKAGAAVMITGGFDTLPHIKELADKLSLPLISTSYDTFTVATLINKAINESMTRKKILYVSDVMTYNPIYMTPQQTVKDWKKLYTETKHTRYPVVDSKGMLVGMVTSRDVATASDDDKIGSIMTPNPVFVTDTTTLSYAAHLMIWWNVEILPVTRGRELIGLISREDVIKALHYTTKQPQISEAIQDTIFKDFDMEKIENGVKFKGKIPSMMINQFGTVSSSALMMLMCESGIFAITQNKRYDAVLDNFSIYFIKPMRTEEVIEVFAKIIEVSNNFSKLEIQIIHEKEEIAKALMSVRLSKRIKMA, encoded by the coding sequence ATGAAAAAAAATGAAATTGTATTGGAATATATAAAAAATTTACCTGAAGGTACAAAAATTTCAGTAAGAGGTCTTGCACAGGCTTTACATATAAGTGAAGGTACTGCTTACAAAGCTATAAAGGATGCAGAAAATTTAATGCTTGTGACTACGATTCCAAGAGTGGGAACTATAAGAAGGAAACAAAAAGATCCATTTTTTGACCGTCTTACTTATGAGGTTATTACAGATGTAGTAGAAGGGACAGTATTAGGCGGCCATGGTGGAATGGGGATGGAACTTCACAAGTTTCTAATTGGAGCCATGACCATTGATGAAATGGTGAAGTACATAACTCCAGGGGACCTTGTAATTTTGGGAAATAGAGAAGATGCGCAGGAAGCGGCTTTGAAAGCAGGGGCAGCAGTGATGATTACAGGAGGTTTTGATACGTTACCTCACATAAAAGAACTGGCGGATAAGCTTTCATTGCCGCTTATATCTACTTCTTATGACACTTTTACTGTAGCGACTCTTATAAACAAGGCGATCAATGAAAGTATGACACGAAAAAAGATTTTGTACGTCAGCGACGTAATGACATATAATCCAATCTATATGACGCCTCAACAAACAGTAAAAGATTGGAAAAAATTATATACAGAGACTAAACATACCAGATATCCCGTTGTTGATTCTAAAGGGATGTTAGTCGGTATGGTAACTTCAAGAGATGTTGCCACTGCATCGGATGATGATAAAATTGGGAGTATTATGACTCCTAACCCTGTATTTGTAACGGATACTACTACGCTCTCTTATGCAGCCCATCTGATGATATGGTGGAATGTAGAGATACTACCTGTGACTCGTGGCAGAGAATTGATAGGACTCATAAGCAGGGAAGATGTAATTAAGGCCCTACATTATACGACAAAACAGCCCCAGATTAGTGAAGCTATTCAAGATACAATTTTTAAAGATTTTGATATGGAAAAAATAGAAAATGGAGTAAAATTTAAAGGTAAGATTCCTTCGATGATGATTAACCAATTTGGTACAGTAAGTAGCAGTGCCTTGATGATGTTAATGTGTGAATCTGGTATTTTTGCTATAACGCAGAATAAAAGATATGATGCAGTTTTGGATAATTTCTCAATTTATTTTATAAAACCCATGCGCACAGAAGAAGTAATAGAAGTTTTCGCAAAAATAATAGAGGTTAGTAATAATTTTAGTAAGTTGGAAATTCAAATCATTCATGAAAAAGAAGAAATTGCAAAGGCGTTGATGTCTGTCAGGCTTTCTAAAAGAATAAAGATGGCTTAG